One part of the Eulemur rufifrons isolate Redbay chromosome 16, OSU_ERuf_1, whole genome shotgun sequence genome encodes these proteins:
- the GLIPR1L2 gene encoding GLIPR1-like protein 2, producing MEAPRSFPQLLPLALGGVLKLWFCELWLLLLSSGLNANFLPHEEDVEFINEYVDLHNELRGNVVPRASNLRFMTWDVALSRTARAWGKKCVFERNTHLEDLKMAHPKFTGIGENMWVGPENEFTASIAIRSWYEEKRMYNFENNTCSKNCSHYIQIVWDHTYKVGCAVTPCLRIGRIKHAALFICNYAPGGALTRRPYTPGRICTNCGGNDRCTDFLCSNTDRDQATYYRFWYPKWEYPRPIVCDPLCAFILLLRIVCFVLCVVIVLLVQPYFPNIILEQQIFTPEESDTEKENKDVKEDEEKEKKEEEK from the exons ATGGAGGCCCCAAGGTCTTTCCCCCAATTGCTCCCCCTGGCGCTAGGGGGCGTTTTGAAGCTGTGGTTCTGCGAGCTGTGGCTACTGCTGCTGAGTTCCGGTTTGAACGCGAATTTTTTGCCACACGAAGAGGACGTAGAGTTTATCAACGAGTACGTGGACCTCCACAATGAGCTTCGAGGCAACGTCGTCCCCCGAGCGTCTAACTTGCGCTTCATG aCATGGGATGTAGCTTTATCACGGACTGCTAGAGcatgggggaaaaaatgtgtgtttgaGCGTAATACTCATTTAGAAGACTTAAAAATGGCCCATCCTAAATTTACCGGGATTGGTGAAAATATGTGGGTCGGTCCTGAAAATGAATTTACTGCAAGTATTGCTATCAGAAGTTGGTATGAAGAGAAGAGaatgtataattttgaaaataacactTGCTCTaaaaactgttctcattatattcag attgttTGGGACCACACTTACAAAGTCGGTTGTGCTGTTACTCCATGTTTAAGAATTGGACGTATTAAACATGCAGCGCTTTTCATATGCAACTATGCACCAGg AGGAGCACTGACCAGAAGACCTTATACACCAGGAAGAATTTGTACTAACTGTGGCGGAAATGACAGATGTACAGATTTTCTATGCa gtaATACAGATCGTGACCAAGCCACAT ATTACCGATTTTGGTATCCAAAGTGGGAATATCCCCGGCCAATTGTGTGTGATCCACTGTGcgcatttattttattactgagAATAGTATGTTTTGTGCTATGTGTCGTAATTGTTTTGTTAGTACAGCCTTATTTTCCAAATATCATATTGGAACAACAGATATTTACCCCTGAGGAATCTGatacagagaaggaaaacaaggatgtgaaggaggatgaagagaaagaaaaaaaggaggaggagaaataa